The Biomphalaria glabrata chromosome 1, xgBioGlab47.1, whole genome shotgun sequence sequence TATCTCATGGAAGAAGTCATCCCTACCTAATAGAATATGAACTAATCTACACAAGTTGAGAAATGTGTCCTATAGCCCGGAGTCTTCTTTATACGAGTCGTCATCACGTCACACACTAACATCACGACTACTGTCCATCctgatttgacttttttttttttatttttaaacggtacagaaaaaaaaaacttggactTTTGATGACAAGTGAGAGATACTTGCTATTGTGGGGTGGGGGTGGTCGGTGTACCAACACGCGCGCATGATGTTTATAGCCTAAAGGAAATCTTTTGTACATAGGGATGGTCACAAAGCTCgtgtttatttttctatttcaatgtttttgtttttattaatttttttttcgttaatcTTGACGTGACCTAATGTGTCATAATGTTTGATGTTATTTATAAATGAAGTCCCATGTGATCCTAGAGTTATCCATCacattaaataaacaaacatagtaAATACATTTAGAGTGGCATCACTTAGGAAATGGACTTTATCGCTTTTATATGTTCTATTCAGTTTGcgttattaaataattaaatgttaaaCATGCGAATCAAGATACTAGATGGAGTGTTACACATAGGCGGCCCCTGTGGATCAGTTATAAGCATACATTACGATACATACAAACTCGTATGTAAATAAACACGGATTGTTTTATTGAATCTTGTTATCTATAGATGACATGAACATCACAAGCACTCTGAAAGGACACATTAGACAGAACAAAGCTATACGCATTAAACAGcgaaataaaaagtaaacatcAGGCATACATATAAATACACAGACAGACATTGGCACTTGATCGGAAAGAAACTGAATAGAGCCAAAGCGCACAAAACTAAAGGGagaaaactatataaaaaaaatatgctcaATTGTAGCAGTTGTTACCTCccttattttattattcattatttgaAATGCATATACATGTATTGCCTTTAACATTAATATGATTACTCATGCAAGACTATCACATCTAAACCCACTCTTAAGCAAGAAATAAagcacaataaaaacaaattaactacATATACAAATCAATTCGTCAATAACATTGATTACATATAGCCTAACAAGACACTGTGTGTTTAagtatctttaagttttgttGAAATAAAGTCGCTTCGACCCAAACGCTTTTCGCATTCGCGAACAAATGCCCTAGAGCTGTTGATAGCAAGAGGTATGCTGTAATTTCTGAGAGCAGGGCTGTTTAGGCAAGAGGTGTTGACCCACGTCACACAAGCCAAATACTGGGCATTGATTCTatggaaagggaaaaaaatagtttatttattgcacaattacaataaacaaaataagtttaaataaacaaagtgtATTTGTAGCCAACTATACGGAAAGattataagtattttttaagtgaagtaattaaattaaaatttatctGTAAAACTTTGTTTGGACAGTATCACCCCCAAGAATTAAAGACACCGtctggatagatagatagatagatagatagatagatagatagatagatagatagatagatagatagatagatagacagatagacagatagacagatagatagacagatagacagatagatagacagatagacagacagacagacagacagatagatagatagatagatagatagatagatagatagatagatagatagatagatagatagatagatagatagatagatagatagatagatagatagatagatagatagatagatagatagatagatagatagatagatagatagatagatagacaggtatGTAGGCAGGATACCCTGgacgagcttttttttttttatcttggaaCCAGGAACGAGGCGCGCTGCGCTATGTACGTGATACGGTCCCCTTACTCGGTCCATGGTTGTTTTTGCTGGGAGCCTTCAGACTGGACTTAGGGTGAAGAGCTCCCGGTGgtttggataaaagcctttccaaGGATCAACGGGATATCGAATTCTCTACTGGACTTTATCGAAGGTGCTACAATTCAACGATCGTCAACACCACCAATAAATCCCCTTTCTACCTGGGTGTAAGCCATGAACGCTTTCAAAAGATCAACATCATGTAAAATACTCACAAACAGTTCTCTTGGAAGGAAGTGTCCATCTGACCCTGGCTGGCTAGTTTGTAACAGTATTTAACCATCCTCGACACAATAGATAGAGAGCATACTCTGTGTACAGCTTCCACATTGGAaccacctttaaaaaaaaaatatctaaaataaatgCTATGCGAACTAATGGTACAGTCCAGGCTCTAAACGTTTGACGTATAGTTCAGAGTATTGGAATAACCCTGTTTTGTAGTGGGTCTATGGCTGCGCACCAGCTCACTATAAAGAGACTAAATGAATGGAGGGTGAAAGGAAGAGGAAGTGTGTGATGATTCAAACTTGAATTGGCATTGTTCCCTTGGTGTGGATTTGCCTcctttaaagtttataaaagtatttattacattatcttCTAACTAAAATCAAAGTTTTGATAGAGTCATTCAACAAATAGTTGTTTGATTCTAAAAGCTTGATGTTATTGCAGAATGAAAATGAATGGTAAGAGTGCCTGAGCCTCAGCCATTGTGAGTCAACGTATAAAAAAAGGATGGCTTCCGGGTCATTTAGTATGCGCTTTTGGACTGTGGTCAGTATGGTCCTGAGTTTGAACCTTGCCCGCTACCTAGCAGCAAGTCTGGCAGAAACGTCTCAAAAGAATCCCATGTGTTTGAAATGTAGTTGACCATTTGAACACGAGGTAGCTGGGTAATTAAAGCCATGGATAGGCTCAGTGAGAAGTACGACCATTGAATAGTCTCAATTCTACTGAACACGAGACCTTTATTGTGGAAATTAAAGCCATGGACAGGCTCAGTGAGAAGTACGACCATTGAATAGTCTCAATTCTACTGAACACGAGACCTTTATTGTGGAAATTAAAGCCATGGACAGGCTCAGTGAGAAGTACGACCATTGAATAGTCTCAATTCTACTGAACACGAGACCTTTATTGTGGAAATTAAAGCCATGGACAGGCTCAGTGAGAAGTACGACCATTGAATAGTCTCAATTCTACTGAACACGAGACCTTTATTGTGGAAATTAAAGCCATGGACAGGCTCAGTGAGAAGTACGACCATTGAATAGTCTCAATTCTACTGAACACGAGACCTTTATTGTGGAAATTAAAGCCATGGATAGGCTCAGTGAGAAGTACGACCATTGAATAGTCTCAATTCTACTGAACACGAGACCTTTATTGTGGAAATTAAAGCCATGGACAGGCTCAGTGAGAAGTACGACCATTGAATAGTCTCAATTCTACTGAACACGAGACCTTTATTGTGGAAATTAAAGCCATGGATAGGCTCAGTGAGAAGTATGACCATTGAATAGTCTCAATTCTACTGAACACGAGacctttgtaaaatgttttacatgtttcggatgttccttcagagttgaagataattacttcctagtccaaacctcccgcaggacgacgggggatgggagcgggcagggtttgaaccctggaccatcgataaatccgaacgacagtccagcgcgcaaaccgcacgaccaggcagccagccatTTATTGTGGAAATTAAAGCCATGGACAGGCTCAGTGAGAAATACGACCATTGAATAGTCTCAATTCTACTGAACACGAGACTTTGTTGTGGAAATTAAAGTCCATTAgttgttgtgttggccacatgacattctcGCAATCCACTGAGCAATGACACTGATGTCCTTTCTGTCACAGATGAAATATGTCTCAGTGTTTCATTTACTGGATTATGTTCATTATATCTGGATTTATCTTGCACCGTTGATACATTTCCATCATCTGTATATTCAAGTAAATAAACAATTTGTTCAATCAAAGAAACATTCAGAAGTCAATAAAATGAGtcactataaaataaaaacgtaGCTCCAGTCATTGTACTTGTCAAGTCTCAGGACTGTACACACTACGCGCCAAGGTTGAATGTCAACAAATAAGTAGATGTTTACTGTCAAACATCATTGACACTTTCCTTCATTAATCTTCTATTTCAATAGACTTACAAAGTGTGCTGGCAATGTCTTGTTTACTGTCAAACATCATTGACACTTTCCTTCATCAATCTTCTATTTCAATAGACTTACAAAGTGTGCTGGCAATGTCATGTTTACTGTCAAACATCATTAACACTTTCCTTTATTAATCTTCTCTTTCAATAGACTTACAAAGTGTGCTGGCAATGTCTTGTGCTGCTTCAACAGCATAAATGAAGACTGGATCAGTGAAGATAAGCATATTTGGACATGTCCATTGAGAATCTTGAACACAAGTCAAATACTGGGAGAACTCACTTAAAGAAATACAGAACAAAAAACGTACAGTAATAAAGAGTATCTACTTTGTATGCGCATTGAAGAATCtagaattaaattttaaactactatattttttttcagcaatttagtgtatttaaattttataaattcgtatttctACTTAGAATTCTGTATTTCATGGCAACTTCTGGTGTCTATGCTGGAATAcgttatgaaaataaaatcacaTGTACTAGCACTCTTCTCGTGTGTACTAGCACTCTTCTCGTGTGTACTATCACTCTTCTCGTGTGTACTAGCACTCTTCTCATGTGTACTAGCACTCTTCTCATGTCAACAGAATTTAACTTACGAAATAAGAACATTTATTTGTACTATTTCACAAACATGCAAAACATCTGATGATTATGTCTTAATATAATATGCGTACGATATGTTATTTCTTAGAATTTGTTGGGAAAATGTCATAATTGACTTCTAATTTAGAGCTAATTAAGGTCGTATCTTATCTCATCAATTTCGACGTTCCCAGACAAAAACGACGTCCTACGTGTGCCCATATTTTATTCAAGTCGTGCTTGTGAATTGGAGACTTGAACTcagctaagtcgttggttttcttggctgattcaagcaacccgcCCCATGCTCTAATGACACAAGGGAAGAAGCACATGTAAGAATTTGTCACTTTTTGAATAATCTATTGACTATTGCATTGTTTTTTAGGCCGAATTGTTCAGAGttgtatttattattgctactttacttcagtttcagtgattttactaatggcgctactcaagtcaaatgtgaatatacatttttttaaagatctaatggctatattttgtgtctgttattGACTGTTATAGCTTCTACATTCTTGAGTTAATttgtcccaaacagaggacgtAGGCCTATATTGTAATATTGGTCTAAtcaaggttaaatagcatttcagttttaggcctatattcttgtttgattttttaaaaataaattccaattctttgtttctaatataaaataattttattaatgagGGCTCCGTGAAAACTTTTCATTAATAATAACACCAAGGTATTCTGAGTTTTTAGTCTGAGACGCGTAGGacctaatcatcttttttgaagtaacgtctgtattatataagataagataactggTTTACCCTGAATAACAggaatagtttttatttttgtttatttattagtagttaataAGTATTAAGTTGGACTCTTGATCAGAACAAGGTGAGTCTAagtgtaaacaatacaaaatagtTAATATCGTGAGGCGACTGACCTACATAAAGTTGCTTCATTGTCATCATGGAGCATATACGCGTCTTGCATTTTGGCAGAACAATAATAGAGTAACTGTTCTTGTTCACGACAGAACAATTTCTGCAGCGCTAGAAATAAAAGGTAtgaaaacatttagatctagagtctagatctagagaaggCCAAATAAAACAGGAAAATAATAGTGATGACCATATAGTGATTAATGATTAAGTGCTGCTCAGTGTGGTCTTGAAGAATCAAAATCCTTCATTCATAATATTGACAAAAAGGCTAGTTTTTTCCCTGCTCATTGAACTAATCCAAAACATAAAGAGTCTTGATAGATTTTGCTTTAAGCgaataaatttgaaataagtttttttcGCGCTTCAAGTTTAACCTGCGGTCCAGAATCTAGACGTTATCCTTGTTAgcatcaagtaaaaaaaaaatataagtaaagcttagataatctttcaatacatttgaaacaactttaaatttactcagttatcGCATAAAATCGGCACACCACGGCTGATTACGCCatgtctgtatatatatatatatatatattattattgaataattcCAAGGATAtgcctttaaatctagacttagaagacgatgtgcAAAATtgtcctgaacattaatttatactCATTGGTCACTTGTggtcgaccgttatattggTTTAAACGTGTTTCATTAGGCCTATCGTAACATTAATTCTGGCTACACatattttatgaatgaaagtgTTTCGAATTACttcaaaggggaaaaaaacttgacaccgctgaCGTCATtggatattttaaattaaatcaaaatgaaatgtcTTTATACATTCGCTAATATAGAAGACTTAAGATAGCAGATATAATATAGGCTTCGTCAGACAGATACAAGACTTAGGCCTATAGGTCTATTAACATAAAGAATCTAGGCTTAGATCGAACCGAACCGACGGAACATACAGAATCAAGGCTTAGATAACCGAACCGACGGAACATACAGAATCAAGGCTTAGATAACCGAACCGACGGAACATACAGAATCAAGGCTTAGATAACCGAACCGACGGAACATACAGAATCAAGGCTTAGATAACCGAACCGACGGAACATACAGAATCAAGGCTTAGATAACCGAACCGACGGAACATACAGAATCAAGGGTTAGATAACCGAACTGACGGAACATACAGAATCAAGGCTTAGATAACCGAACTGACGGAACATACAGAATCAAGGCTTAGATAACCGAACTGACGGAATagaaaaaagacagaaaatgaGCTCTGGAACAGAGTTTCTctgtatctatattataatattatacttttttttaacttactcATAAAGTCAAATCCAGAAAGCATACTTAGAATAAGCACAGCCAATGAATATTTCATGTTGAATCTTTGACAAAGTTTAAGTCTAAATTTTGAATCAAAATgaaaagctttttttgtttttaaatgtcgaTAACATATgtggttctcaaacttgtaTAAAGTTATCGAGCAGAATGATTCAGTTATTCTACTTGATTGCAAAATCGCTGCCCATGCTACTTTGACCATTATGGAATGATTTTCTACCATAAATGTTGTTGCTTGTTAATCGATAGAGTAATCAAATAGCAAGGCGGGGATAAATCATTCGTAAAGAGAGTTAATAGTGATTGGGTGCTGCTGTCGAAGGAATTACAATTATGttacaagaaagagagagagagagagagagagagagaaattggaagatagaaagagagggagaattCGTTCACTGcagagagaaatgaaaaaaagggaaaacatTCTCcgtatttattttcaattcatTGACACTTCTATGCGAACTTCACGGGCATTGTGTCGGAAGATCtttcaaataaaaatcattGAGGATAGTTTAAGATGGTTGGgtagaatgtttttttaaaaaaaagtctttttaggTTATGTAATGTCACGTTTTGTCAAAGTCTATGC is a genomic window containing:
- the LOC106061046 gene encoding uncharacterized protein LOC106061046, yielding MKYSLAVLILSMLSGFDFMTLQKLFCREQEQLLYYCSAKMQDAYMLHDDNEATLCSEFSQYLTCVQDSQWTCPNMLIFTDPVFIYAVEAAQDIASTLCGSNVEAVHRVCSLSIVSRMVKYCYKLASQGQMDTSFQENCLINAQYLACVTWVNTSCLNSPALRNYSIPLAINSSRAFVRECEKRLGRSDFISTKLKDT